aagcctggtgcgtggtgtaggcactggtggtactggcctggagcggggaggtggcgccggaaataccggatcgtgcaggcgtactggctcccttgaacactgagcctgcccaaccttacctggttgtatgctccccatcgcccgaccagtgcggggaggtggaataacccgcaccgggctatgtaggcgaaccggggacaccatgcataaggctggtgccatgtaagccggcccgaggagacgcactggtggccagatgcgttgggccggcttcatgacatccggctcaacgctcaatctaccTCAGCcaatacgtggagctggaatgtaccgaaccgggctatgcacgcgtacaggagacaccatgcgctctactgcgtaacacggtgtctgcccgtactctcgctctccacggtaagtacagggagtaggcgcaggtctcctacctgacttcgccactctccctccctctcccttttggggtttactcacaggcttccttgcttgtcgcgtaccctcataactccggttcctctctccggttgcctctgctctcctaatcgcctccagctgttcccatgggaggcgatctcttccagccagaatctcctcccatgtgtagcaacccttgccgtcaaaaacatcctcccatgtccacgagtcctgtttttttcccgctgttgctggttcctctcacgctgcttgatccatggttggtgggtgattctgtaacggctgtcctcctcctcttcggaagaagaggagaagtagggattggaccaaagctcAGCGAGGAaagtggacataatgaagtttattaaagaaaagatgaaaaccgaaaacacttcaacaaactacaaaataacaaacgaacgtagacagacctgaactatgagaacttacaaataacacgaagaacgcacgaacaggtacagactacaacaaacgaatgaacaaacaaaccgaaacagtcccgtgtggtgcaacatacacagacacggaagacaatcacccacaaacaaacagtgtgaacagcctacctttatatggttctcaatcagaggaaacgtcaaacacctgtccctgattgagaaccatataaggctaattaccactaacctaaacatagaaacacaaaacatagaatgcccacccaaactcacgccctgaccaactaaacacatacaaaaataacagaaaacaggtcaggaacgtgacactagtgGACTataccgatatgacggcttgatAGACAATGGAAAGGGTGGGGACAGATAAAAAGCGGAAAGACTAAATGAACCCACTACACACAGTTGATAGTTAAATTTATTGAAATGctaatactttgcacatgaacggccgctcattcAAAAGGAAttgcaatgtacatatttacgCTTTTATGCCATTGTTGTCTCTCTGTTGAAATCACCtgtccgtctgctggagagtaAGTCGATAGAAAGTCTCGGGTTGTGTTAAAAAGGATACATCAGGCATACCAATGGGTATCGCATAGAATAGACGCTTCCGCGGTTGTCTGTATTCTTGTCTTCGGCTACGCATATTTCCAGCTGCAGACTGGTAAAAGCGTTGTCTAGGATGTGCTCCTTCTGTAGCAATGTTTTAGAGTTGAACAATTTCTCGCTGTGTAGCCAACACTACACACTGTCTGATCTCCTTGGCCGATATAGTGGTAGCCATTTCAACGTTGGGACTTCGTTCCGGCGTTCTCTGACTCAATGTAAAATTTGTAGGAAGTGGGTTTTATACACTTCTGGAAAAGGGCGGTCCATGACGCCGACATAATGTCTGGGCTCACGTGGGCGTGGCAACTGACTTGGTTAATACTTCACATGAAAAACAATTCCCTCATTTAGAAGGGTACCATCACATTACATcatctcacaaatagtttcatatttaatcattaaTTTTATACAACATTCAGGTAGAAAACGAATAACTGAGGGATGTACACTTCCAGAGATACCGTTATATTGTCCTACTGCCTTTCCTGATGtcacaaaataaaacaatttcgACAGGATTGTTCTTTAAATACCCACGGAcaattcccacattctcaaaaatagaaatattgtttaattctccAATTTTGGGGATGAAGAGTTTTGGCAAGAGAAGATACTTTTGTCActtcctgatctgtttcacctgtccttccttgtgattgtctccaccccctccaggtgtcgcttatttcccccagtgtatttatccctgtgtttcctgtctctctgtgccagtttgtcttgtatgtttccaagtcaaccagcggttttcccgttctcctgctttttgcattctcctttttctagtcctcccagttttgacccttgcctgtttctggactttgtacccgcttgcctgaccattctgcctgccttgaccactcTGCaccgtctcctctgaacagttgatgtttctgaggctggtaactctaatgaacttattctctgcagcagaggtaactctggtggCGGTCTtcattagagccagtttcatcatagcgcttgatggtttttgcgactgcacttcaagAAACGTTCAAAGCTCTTTacattttccgaattgactgacattcatgtcttaaagtaatgatggactgtcgtttctctttgctaatttgagctgttcttgccgtaatatggacttggtcttttaccaaatagggctatcttctgtgtaccatccctaccttgtcacaacacaactgattggctcaaatgcattaagaaggacagaaattccacaaattgactttaacaaggcacacctgttagtagaattgcattccaggtgactacctcatgaagctggttgagagaatgccaaaagtgtgcaaagctgtcatcaaggcaagggtggctactttgatgaatctcaaatataaaatatattttgatttatttaacacctttttggttactacatgattccatatgtgttatttcatagttttgatgtcatcactattattctacaatgtagaaaatagtaaaaataaagaaaaacccttgaatgattaggtgtgtccaaacttttgactggttctgtatgttTCAGTAGGATTGGATTTTGGGCATTTATAGTAATGATTATCAGtggtactgcagggatggaaagTAAGTCGcagaaaatagaggttgtggtgACAACTGCAGAGAGGCATTTGGGTCTGCGAGACTttacatcagaagagttacagggtgtgttaagtggtagTGTCCTATCCTTTCAGGCTGTTGGCCTGAAGTAGgactaaatatatttaaataggTGAGTGTGGTATTTTAgtgtgagtgtagtgttagattAGGGGGAATTTTGTTATTTATTTGAGCAAAGTTTAAGGAAGTTATaccccagtctagtaggtggcggtaatgcaacatgtttttgtttttttggatgccaaccgccattAAACCTCAGCGAAGAAGAAGGCAATGACTGGCACAGTTTTTTTAGCACATCTCATTTTAACTTAATTTGTTTACATATTAAATAAAAGTAACTAGCAAATATGCTCAAACTAACGTTCATTGGATTGTGCTTCTGCTTTCGTCTGGCGCAAAAGGTGGTTTCCGGAGGTAAGTTGAACCGACCGGCCTACGTAATATGTGTGCTATAGCTAGTGTGCTTATTGTATAGCCTAGCCTACAACATTATCACATGTTTGATTGTCATGTACAATAGGTATAGGATATGTATCAATGTGCCTTATGAACACAATATGCGTTGCAAATTAAAGAACAAGCGCAGCCGCCGGGGTCGGGAATCAATTCAATGAAAAAAACACATGGCTATCTGAACTCAAAAGCTTGTATAGAGATTTTCAACATGGACAGTCAGAATGGTTGTAAAAAAGCCATGTGGGTTTGTATGAGTACAGCACTCTTCTTATTCCGTTTAGCTACGCACAGACCAATTTGGCCAAGGCGTAAGCCTACAGAAGGAACTGGGTATTGTTGATgacacaagtttactggagaactgagacgaagtagagactctggacagggtggatattcgtataataaaaagcagttttattcagaggtaaagatatctgatacaAACATGCATGGACTCGTTCATTCAGCTCGTAAGGAACCTGCAGAcagagcccagataacagaaatacatagtcattttatacagcacagaaagtaggttgagtctggaagttctggtcctttggttggttctgatgagttgggcgaggtcTCCTTCAGGCTAGTATCACTGTCCCATTGGCTCTAAGTAGAGTTCTTTGTCTTCAAAAATGTTCAGACTGAAGAGGAGTTTTTTGTGTGTGCGTTGATGTTCCTGTCTTATCTGTGTTTTATGAAAGATTTACGTCAGCCCTCAgtccttggttatgtgtgtgtgtctcattatctCGTGGGAAGCCGTACCAAGCACTCTTGCTCAAGGCCTTCCCTgctttatcagtgtttatgaatgttctgtgtcagccatctgtctctggtgtgtgtgtgcctcagtTTCTGCTTGTGAGTATGTGAGAGAACCTTGTTtaagaaagaagttagttataacaatgtaatagcaatatgcttgtgttattacAATGGTATTTCTTACAGTatgcatggatgtgtgtatacTGTAAATAATTTCTCAACTTGTTGCCTTAAAAGCATTTAATACAAGGGGTCCTCAAATGGCAGTCTTTAAAGCATATACCTATTCTCACAGAGTTTGGATGCCCTGCAGTGAAGGCTGAGTTTTCTGTGCTATTATTGTCACAGTAATATAATCATGAGATTAGACTACTAGAATGGTCCTGAACGTTCTTATGATGGTCCATGTTGGTCAGGGtgttggtcaaccatggttttGCCTTTTCTGTGATATTGtgtaaaacaataaatgtgaaaaatgtatgtgtgttagcttagctagccagacagttttagaggaatgactccatacatttttctaatTTACTGCCAATTACCATTAAAAtaatgcagtcaatccacagccatacacCAGCTGGaatcagttgatgataggacttagacaagttgtaaatgcaacaagtactgatattgtatcatataatatatatactaccgttcagaagtttggggtcacttagaaatatccttgtttttgaaattaaagcaattttttttgtccattaaaataacatacagtgtagacattgttaatgttgtaaatgactattgtagctggaaacggcagatgttTTAATGGAttatctacagaggcccatttatcatctgaaactcgtcagccttcatttctcagaacaagaatagactatttcatgtgagaaattgccaagaaactgaagatcttgtacaacgctgtgtcctactcccttcacagaacagcgcaaactggctctaaccagagtagaaagaggagtgggaggccccggtgcacaactgagcaagaggacaagtacattagtgtctagtttgagaaacagatgcctcacaaatgaagcattcaattctctggcaacagctcttattggacattcctgcagtcagcatcccAATTGAATGCTCCCTTACAACTTGagagatctgtggcattgtgttgtgacaactgcacattttagtggccttttattgtccacagcacgaggtgcacctgtgtaatgattctGTAACTTTGAGGGATtatgactagaggtcgaccgattatgatttttcaacaccgataccaattattggaggaccaaaagaagtcttcttttttttaatatttattttatttatgtatttgtaataatgacaattacaacaatactgaatgaacactaacttaatataatacatcaataaattcaatttagcctcaaataatgaTACATGTtgaatttggtttaaataatacaaaaacaaagtgttggagaagaaagtaaaagtgcaatatgtgccttgtaaaaaaagctaacatttaagttccttgctcagaacatgagaacatctgaaagctggtggttccttttaacatgtcttcaatattcccaggtaagaagttttaggttgtagttattataggactatttctctctataccatttgcatttcatatacctttgactcagtcagactgctctatcaagtatcaaatcatagacttaattataacataacacacagaaatacgagccttaggtcattaatatggtcaaatccagaaactataatttcgaaaacaaaacgtttattctttcagtgaaatacggaaccgttccgtattttatctaacgggtggcatccctaagtctaaatattgctgttacattgtacaactttcaatgttatgtcataattatgtacaattctggcaaattaattacgttctttgttaggaataaatggtcttcacacatttcgcaacgagccaggcggcccgaactgctgcatataccctgactgcttgcacggaacgcaagagaagtgacacaatttccctagttaaaagaaatgcatgttagcagacaatattaactaaatatgcaggtttaaaataatatacttgtgtattgattttaaagaaaggcgttgatgtttatggttaggtacacattggtgcaacgagagtgcttttttcacgaatgcgcttgttataaatcatcacccgtttggcaaagtgGGCTGTGATTCGATAAGAaatgaacaggcaccgcatcgattatatgcaacgcaggacacgctagataaactagtttatctaatcaaccatgtgtagttaactggTGATTAtgtttgattgttttttataagataagtttaatgctagcaagcaacttaccttggcttcttgctgcactcgcgtaacaggtgagtgcaggctcctcgtggagtgcaatgtaaggcaggtggttagagcgttggacaagcaaccgtaaggttgcaagattgaatccctgagctgacaaggtaaaaatctgtcgttctgtccctgaacaaggcagttaacccaccgttcctaggctgtttattgaaaataagaatgtgttcttaactgacttgcctagttaaataaaggtttaaaaaaaaaggtccacaatcggtgtccaaaaatgacgattaccgattgttatgaataATTAGGGCCGATGTCAAGttatcggccattccgattaatcggtcgacctctaattatgACATAGCTCCTCTAGTAGTTTAATAGGATCTCTAATATAATTAAGTGATgatgccagagaagccggtgtttggaagaTATTTTGGCACGCGTGTCGAGGTCCAGCAAACTGTGCCAATAAATCCTCAACACatgcttcgagggcattatcactttaatacaacaggttaccaagatattcaaataatgattgacatattttcattgaCTTTATTTTGATTGATTTCTTAATACTATTTCacccttccacaagatatagtcctgaaACAAATCTAGGGTGtatacccaagccggctggtcattcgttctatttgttcggttgccagagacgcgacccagtcgctCAATCTTTTTGTTCTGTAGCTATGGACATacattcgttctaaatgttccattgccacactggctggcaacgttcttattctttgcttgctagctagccaactacggctaacttagtcacgtcaaacagtgcagacagaaaaaaacagtagctgcatttgtttaagctgttttctagtgacatttatttggatatatccataacaatgatgtaatgatgcaggattttgcctggcatagaaaatgtactCTCTTGTTAGGACACTTGTTCAAaagagctagccaacaacacagctcacacaataacttcaaactgaagctggaaagactgcaaactagcctCACTTTGTTTCgttataccttttttaaatgtacatttctttgtatatattcataaaaatgatgccagctgattcatgattttgactgtctgagaaacactgcctgcctctctctctcatcccgacccctacacgttcattactatggtaCAGTTGGAGATCActtttgaatattgaaacaatgttgcaaatgtcagagagatggacagtaaggtttatacaaatctgaGATAATGTCTACATGCTTTTTATAGTGGGGATCAAGTGTATATCTTCCCTCCCTGGGATGaggagacagtggattgcgcagtcagatggaacagagtaaataggcattttaatatCATAGATTTAGCCGATGGTAACTTGTGCAATAGACACCGTCTGGAATgtgcttttaaccaatcagcattcaggattggACCCACCCTTTGTATAATAGTGGACAGCCTCAGAGGCAGGGTTTACCCAAAGATTTTAATCTGTGGTGTAGTCTAGATCAATTTCCACTCCAGTGGTGTTACTGAGGGGGAAAATGCTGGTAAAATGGTCAGACTACATAGACCAGATACACCCAGCAAGCAGAATTCTAGATATAAACAGTAAAGGTTGATAATAATGTCAGTTCAATGCCAATAGGGTTAGAACTACATATTTATACCCTAACCATAATGTATTACCCTGGATACATTGATACTCTGATACATGTATGAAATGTCTGCTTCTCCAGAGGATCTTTATCAAGTGGGAGGTGAGCTGGTGTTGACACCGGACAAATCCACAGTGCCTGACCCCATCACAAGCATCCTATGGAAGCATGGGAGGAACAAGGTGGCAGAGTGGGACAAGGGTTTCGGTCTGGACATCTATGGTACCTTCAAAGAGCGTACAACCCTGGACCAGACTACTGGAGAACTGACAATCAGTGGATTGATGAAAACAGACAGTGGAGTTTATTCTGTGGAGTTCAACAGCAAACTGCTTGACAAGACATATACACTGTCTGTTATCAgtaagtgtctctgtgtgtgtgtgccactatATGAAACAGCAGCTACTGCAGTGCCTCACAAGCATATCCCCAAATGATTCCTGTTTCTTTCCTCTATTTACAGAGGCAGTCCCCAAACCCACAATCACTTCTTCCTGTAACGCCAACAAAACCTCCTGCACTCTGACCTGTGAGGGCGACACCACTGATGCTGAACCCGTCACCTACAGCTGGAAAGTGGGGGAGGGGGCGTGGGAGGTTGTAGGAAAACAGCTGATTGTCTCTAAGAGCGACACTGGCAAATCAACCAATGGTTACAAGTACATCTGCAAGCTGAAGAATTATGTTCGTGGGGAAGGGGAAGTCAGTGAGCCAATTGGACAGGTGTTTGGCTCAGGTGAGTGGACACTCATAAGTGTGTTAGTCTTATGTATTGATATGTCAGTAACACTGCTAGTGTTGTAGTGCAGCATTCAAAATGTCCTATGTTGTACCTGAAACTCCTGTCAAAGTATCaatacaaaatgttttttttcattTCAGAGCCTTCTGAAATTGATGGTGgggttgttggtggtgtt
The window above is part of the Salvelinus namaycush isolate Seneca chromosome 7, SaNama_1.0, whole genome shotgun sequence genome. Proteins encoded here:
- the LOC120051418 gene encoding uncharacterized protein LOC120051418 isoform X1 — protein: MLKLTFIGLCFCFRLAQKVVSGEDLYQVGGELVLTPDKSTVPDPITSILWKHGRNKVAEWDKGFGLDIYGTFKERTTLDQTTGELTISGLMKTDSGVYSVEFNSKLLDKTYTLSVIKAVPKPTITSSCNANKTSCTLTCEGDTTDAEPVTYSWKVGEGAWEVVGKQLIVSKSDTGKSTNGYKYICKLKNYVRGEGEVSEPIGQVFGSEPSEIDGGVVGGVVITIVALVAIVITVWLVWKKMKAAEASGSNSPKYESKPEAKGSDVVQPEQEITVPLTVNHKTGEEDADKPGKGQENGAGGLPGGVTENKKNGACV
- the LOC120051418 gene encoding uncharacterized protein LOC120051418 isoform X2, with amino-acid sequence MLKLTFIGLCFCFRLAQKVVSGEDLYQVGGELVLTPDKSTVPDPITSILWKHGRNKVAEWDKGFGLDIYGTFKERTTLDQTTGELTISGLMKTDSGVYSVEFNSKLLDKTYTLSVIKAVPKPTITSSCNANKTSCTLTCEGDTTDAEPVTYSWKVGEGAWEVVGKQLIVSKSDTGKSTNGYKYICKLKNYVRGEGEVSEPIGQVFGSEPSEIDGGVVGGVVITIVALVAIVITAAEASGSNSPKYESKPEAKGSDVVQPEQEITVPLTVNHKTGEEDADKPGKGQENGAGGLPGGVTENKKNGACV
- the LOC120051418 gene encoding uncharacterized protein LOC120051418 isoform X3, encoding MLKLTFIGLCFCFRLAQKVVSGEDLYQVGGELVLTPDKSTVPDPITSILWKHGRNKVAEWDKGFGLDIYGTFKERTTLDQTTGELTISGLMKTDSGVYSVEFNSKLLDKTYTLSVIKAVPKPTITSSCNANKTSCTLTCEGDTTDAEPVTYSWKVGEGAWEVVGKQLIVSKSDTGKSTNGYKYICKLKNYVRGEGEVSEPIGQVFGSEPSEIDGGVVGGVVITIVALVAIVITAKGSDVVQPEQEITVPLTVNHKTGEEDADKPGKGQENGAGGLPGGVTENKKNGACV